One Chryseobacterium wanjuense genomic region harbors:
- a CDS encoding S41 family peptidase translates to MLLIITSCGSIRRHNEQKASCIPPEKLKEDVDFAYSKLKEMHPQLYWYISQKDLDHKFDSLKKTITEPLTPLQFYFKLQPVIADIREGHLSLRIPRKKFTKKEIKGLEHKKGMFSRFEYYVKDDHLFIVENKDSIENIKPGTEILTINDIPVSEYLKKYRQLVSSDGFNTTFQPYFLKDWFFYFYVAENGFTDHAKIETLYNGERKVYYLKRESKSENDLKNDKEQKKRTAEKKVNDYVAFNNSYNRNFKFLGKDSSIAYIKVKSFSRDYSEKFYKETFEKIKNAKSSYLIIDVRNNYGGSLDEINNLYSYLTSSPYVLIKPSQVTSKISPLKTSYFRKSNILQYAYKGLTYPTFFFAQTFSTYKKDGKVYYKMKADKVAKPNKDTFNGKIFVLINGGSFSASSIITSKLKNDKRVVLVGEETGGANDGTVAGFYSFQKLPNSKIDLPIGLLLVQPNITFSNTKKGVVPNVTVTETLQDVIDKNDPQMDWVLSEIEREKNLHK, encoded by the coding sequence TTGCTTCTTATTATAACTTCCTGTGGATCAATCAGAAGACATAATGAGCAGAAAGCATCCTGTATTCCGCCCGAAAAGCTGAAAGAGGATGTAGATTTTGCGTATTCCAAACTGAAAGAAATGCATCCGCAGCTCTATTGGTACATTTCTCAAAAGGATCTGGATCATAAATTTGACAGTCTCAAAAAGACCATTACCGAACCTCTTACTCCGCTTCAGTTTTATTTTAAATTGCAGCCCGTAATTGCAGATATTCGTGAAGGGCATCTTTCATTAAGAATTCCACGGAAAAAGTTTACCAAAAAGGAAATTAAAGGATTGGAACATAAAAAAGGAATGTTCAGCCGATTCGAATATTATGTGAAAGACGATCATCTTTTTATTGTTGAAAACAAAGATTCTATTGAAAATATTAAACCCGGAACAGAAATTCTGACGATCAACGATATTCCTGTTTCCGAATATCTGAAAAAATACAGACAGCTTGTAAGCAGCGACGGCTTTAATACAACTTTTCAGCCTTATTTCCTGAAGGATTGGTTCTTCTATTTTTATGTGGCAGAAAACGGTTTTACGGATCATGCAAAAATTGAAACACTCTACAACGGAGAACGAAAAGTTTATTATTTAAAAAGAGAATCAAAATCTGAAAATGACCTTAAAAATGATAAGGAACAGAAAAAGCGAACGGCCGAGAAAAAAGTTAATGATTACGTAGCTTTTAACAATTCGTATAACCGGAATTTTAAATTCCTGGGTAAAGACAGTTCGATTGCTTATATAAAAGTAAAAAGTTTTTCAAGAGATTATTCTGAAAAATTTTATAAAGAAACTTTTGAAAAGATTAAAAATGCTAAATCTTCATACCTTATTATAGATGTAAGAAATAATTACGGTGGATCTCTGGATGAGATTAATAATTTGTATTCTTATCTTACTTCCAGTCCTTATGTTTTGATAAAGCCTTCGCAGGTCACTTCGAAAATTTCTCCCCTGAAAACCAGCTATTTCCGAAAGAGTAATATTTTACAATATGCTTATAAAGGACTTACTTATCCTACTTTCTTTTTTGCACAAACTTTCAGTACGTATAAGAAGGACGGAAAAGTGTATTATAAAATGAAAGCTGATAAAGTTGCAAAACCTAATAAAGACACTTTTAACGGAAAAATTTTCGTTTTAATTAATGGAGGAAGTTTTTCTGCCTCATCAATTATTACTTCCAAACTTAAAAATGATAAAAGAGTTGTACTTGTAGGTGAAGAAACTGGAGGCGCCAATGACGGAACGGTAGCCGGATTTTATTCTTTCCAAAAATTGCCTAATTCCAAAATCGATTTACCCATCGGATTGCTTCTGGTACAACCCAATATTACTTTCTCCAATACTAAAAAAGGTGTTGTTCCTAATGTCACGGTTACCGAAACGCTGCAGGATGTTATTGATAAAAATGATCCGCAGATGGATTGGGTATTGAGCGAAATTGAGAGAGAGAAAAATTTACATAAATAA
- a CDS encoding MBL fold metallo-hydrolase, translating to MIYILIAAAVFIVLLYLIITNRSVFGAEAKGKRLERMHQSRHYKDNQFQNLSYTPSLAEGYTFPKVLYDFFFKKKNPLLKPLNNIPSIHTDLKNIPKNQDVFVWLGHSSYYIQTDGVSFLIDPVLSLYGSPFKFFNKAFTGADIFKPEDIPVLDYLVITHDHYDHLDYPTIKAIKNRVNTVILPLGVGAHLERWGYRPDQLIEEEWGDNAVLKSEIKITFTPARHFSGRKVKRNVTLWTSYVLETPTKKIFLGGDSGYDTHFKMIGDKYGPFDYAIIENGQYNQAWKYIHALPEDVIQASIDVNAKNIIPVHSSKFALALHAWNEPLEKVTSLGKEKNLTILTPMIGEPLDLNKTDHQFKAWWKE from the coding sequence ATGATCTATATACTTATTGCGGCAGCTGTTTTCATTGTTTTATTATATTTAATAATTACCAATCGTAGTGTTTTCGGTGCGGAAGCAAAAGGGAAAAGATTGGAAAGAATGCACCAGTCCAGACATTATAAAGACAATCAGTTTCAGAATCTCAGCTATACGCCTTCGTTAGCAGAAGGATACACTTTTCCGAAAGTGCTCTACGATTTCTTTTTTAAGAAGAAAAATCCGCTTTTAAAACCGTTAAATAATATTCCTTCCATTCATACGGATCTGAAAAATATTCCTAAAAATCAGGATGTTTTTGTCTGGCTGGGACATTCTTCGTATTACATTCAGACAGATGGAGTTTCTTTTTTAATTGATCCCGTTCTTAGTTTATATGGTTCTCCGTTTAAATTTTTCAATAAAGCTTTCACCGGAGCGGATATTTTTAAGCCTGAAGATATTCCGGTGCTTGATTATTTAGTGATTACCCACGACCATTATGATCATTTGGATTATCCCACGATCAAAGCCATTAAAAATAGGGTCAATACAGTGATCCTGCCTTTGGGAGTCGGTGCTCATTTGGAAAGATGGGGCTACAGACCTGATCAGCTGATTGAAGAAGAATGGGGAGATAATGCCGTTTTAAAAAGTGAAATTAAAATTACGTTTACCCCGGCAAGACATTTTTCCGGAAGAAAAGTGAAAAGAAACGTTACACTCTGGACTTCCTACGTTTTGGAAACGCCTACCAAGAAAATATTTTTAGGAGGAGACAGTGGCTACGATACACATTTTAAAATGATTGGAGACAAATACGGACCGTTTGATTATGCCATCATCGAAAACGGGCAGTACAACCAAGCCTGGAAATATATTCATGCATTGCCGGAAGATGTGATTCAGGCGAGTATTGATGTGAATGCGAAAAATATTATTCCTGTTCACTCCTCAAAGTTTGCTTTGGCTCTTCATGCCTGGAATGAGCCTTTGGAAAAGGTAACAAGTCTTGGGAAAGAAAAAAATCTTACTATTTTAACACCTATGATCGGCGAGCCGCTTGATTTAAATAAAACGGATCATCAATTTAAAGCCTGGTGGAAAGAGTAG